The Polypterus senegalus isolate Bchr_013 chromosome 1, ASM1683550v1, whole genome shotgun sequence genome includes a window with the following:
- the LOC120528015 gene encoding protein S100-B-like isoform X1 — MRKSKQSQKCTSFKFTMAQSKKTELTKLEKALLTVVDVFYKYSERDGDEKTLSKSEAKDLVNKELPHILGRNNDEKSVQEIMTDLNNDGKMNLKEFSLMLMSLAVACDEMQEI, encoded by the exons ATGAGGAAATCCAAGCAAAGCCAAAA gtGTACTTCATTTAAATTCACAATGGCACAATCAAAAAAGACTGAACTGACCAAGCTCGAAAAGGCCCTTCTCACTGTTGTTGACGTATTCTACAAATATTCAGAAAGAGACGGTGATGAAAAAACACTTTCCAAAAGTGAAGCAAAAGATCTCGTCAATAAGGAGCTGCCACACATCCTGGGG AGAAACAACGATGAGAAGTCTGTGCAGGAAATCATGACTGATCTGAATAATGATGgaaaaatgaacttaaaagaGTTTTCTCTCATGCTGATGTCATTGGCAGTGGCTTGCGATGAGATGCAGGAGATTTAG
- the LOC120528015 gene encoding protein S100-B-like isoform X2 has protein sequence MAQSKKTELTKLEKALLTVVDVFYKYSERDGDEKTLSKSEAKDLVNKELPHILGRNNDEKSVQEIMTDLNNDGKMNLKEFSLMLMSLAVACDEMQEI, from the exons ATGGCACAATCAAAAAAGACTGAACTGACCAAGCTCGAAAAGGCCCTTCTCACTGTTGTTGACGTATTCTACAAATATTCAGAAAGAGACGGTGATGAAAAAACACTTTCCAAAAGTGAAGCAAAAGATCTCGTCAATAAGGAGCTGCCACACATCCTGGGG AGAAACAACGATGAGAAGTCTGTGCAGGAAATCATGACTGATCTGAATAATGATGgaaaaatgaacttaaaagaGTTTTCTCTCATGCTGATGTCATTGGCAGTGGCTTGCGATGAGATGCAGGAGATTTAG